The genomic stretch CTTGATTTTCTTATCTAAACTCAACGAACCCGGTTGTTTCCGGCGAATAATCTCTCTTTTTCGGTCACATTCCGATGGATTTGATCAGCAAGAACGCCGGAGCGGTGACTCCTGTGAAAAACCAACATGGGTCTCGATCCAAGAAGCACGACAACTCGAGATACCCTGAGAATTCGAACCCCAATGTTTCCCCTGGCCCGAAACCCACCACTTCCCCTGCGTCGAAATCGGCAGCGAAGTCCCAGAAATCGGCGTCCAAGAACGCAAACCCGGTTGTTCGTTCGCCCCGGAACAAGATCCGGGAGAGAAAGTTCGTCGTCGCGAAGAAGAAATCGAAGAAGGAGAACCCGAATGTTGCCTGCAAGTGCAAAGAGAAGGGAAATTCGAAGATGTGCCTCTGCGTTGCGTATGAAAATCTGCGGGCGTCGCAGGAAGAGttcttcaagaagcaaaacGACGACGTCGAATCCGAGAGTTTGAAGGAGAGCGACAGAGCTGAGCGTGAACTGGAGGAAGCAATCGAGGAGGGTTTGAGGATTCAGGACCTTCAAATTGTAGATGGGTCGGGTGATTTCGACCCGGATAGTGAATTGGGTTGTTCGACAATCAAGAGAAGAAGGGACAAGTTGTTGGAAGAGGCGAGGAAGAGTGTGCCGGAGCGTGGGAAGGTGATGCATTTGGTTCAGGCATTTGAGAAGCTGCTTTCGATTCCGAGCTCGAAGGATTCGGATGAGCAGAATGGGGAGGAGGAGGCGGCGGAAGAGATTGGGAAGAAGGTAGAGAAGTGGACATTGCCTGGATTGCAGCCTCCTCCGAAGGCGCCGGAAACACAGGTTTCATCGTCATCGTTTTTCCCGTCTGATTTGTGCTTGACGTTGGAGAATCTCGGTCTGGATC from Pyrus communis chromosome 7, drPyrComm1.1, whole genome shotgun sequence encodes the following:
- the LOC137741116 gene encoding microtubule-destabilizing protein 60-like; translation: MDLISKNAGAVTPVKNQHGSRSKKHDNSRYPENSNPNVSPGPKPTTSPASKSAAKSQKSASKNANPVVRSPRNKIRERKFVVAKKKSKKENPNVACKCKEKGNSKMCLCVAYENLRASQEEFFKKQNDDVESESLKESDRAERELEEAIEEGLRIQDLQIVDGSGDFDPDSELGCSTIKRRRDKLLEEARKSVPERGKVMHLVQAFEKLLSIPSSKDSDEQNGEEEAAEEIGKKVEKWTLPGLQPPPKAPETQVSSSSFFPSDLCLTLENLGLDRRPSVSSSWDGSLGSGSSRTSNGGRRNRRNSSDSSSTVGGTRWKKKQQQRATSAKPFKLRTEERGRQKEEEFMKKLQEMMMEEERQRIPIAQGLPWTTDEPECLLKPPVKEITIPTDLRLHSDMRAVERAEFDHQVAEKMSLFEQYKMERERLQKLAEEEEIRRLRKELVPKAQPMPYFDKPFIPRRSMKHPTIPKEPKFHVPQNKKIKCCLSWNDMSSYTYEH